One Chaetodon trifascialis isolate fChaTrf1 chromosome 13, fChaTrf1.hap1, whole genome shotgun sequence DNA segment encodes these proteins:
- the fgf8a gene encoding fibroblast growth factor 8, with product MRPIPSRLSYLFLHLFAFCYYAQVTNQSPPNFTQHVSEQSKVTDRVSRRLIRIYQLYSRTSGKHVQVLPNKKINAMADDGDVHAKLVVETDTFGSRVRIKGAETGFYICMNKRGKLIGKKNGQGRDCIFTEIVLENNYTALRNARYESWYMAFTRRGRPRKGSQTRQHQREVHFMKRLPKGQQPSHPSHHHPFDFIHYPFSQRTKRTRYSSER from the exons ATGCGACCCATCCCATCCAGACTCAGCTATCT GTTTCTACActtatttgcattttgctaCTATGCTCAG GTAACCAATCAGTCCCCGCCTAATTTCACGCAGCATGTAAGCGAGCAGAGCAAAGTGACGGACCGCGTGAGCCGCAGGTTGATCCGGATATACCAGCTGTACAGCCGGACCAGCGGCAAGCATGTGCAGGTCCTGCCCAACAAGAAGATCAACGCCATGGCTGACGATGGAGATGTGCACG CCAAACTCGTTGTGGAAACAGATACGTTTGGGAGCCGAGTGCGCATCAAGGGAGCCGAGACGGGTTTCTACATCTGCATGAACAAGAGGGGGAAGCTCATTGGCAAG aaaaacGGACAAGGCCGTGACTGTATCTTTACTGAGATCGTTCTGGAGAACAACTACACAGCGCTAAGGAACGCCCGCTACGAGAGCTGGTACATGGCCTTCACCCGCCGCGGGCGGCCACGGAAAGGCTCGCAAACACGCCAGCACCAGCGCGAGGTCCATTTCATGAAGAGGCTGCCGAAGGGGCAGCAGCCCTCCCACCCGAGCCACCACCACCCTTTTGACTTCATCCACTACCCCTTCAGTCAAAGGACTAAACGTACACGATATTCGTCAGAGCgctga